A genomic window from Fusarium oxysporum Fo47 chromosome VIII, complete sequence includes:
- a CDS encoding beta-lactamase-like protein, protein MSTTQSQYVELSLLPSGFLTLPEHFFCADQLDKSVRSTVPSLSFFIKHPVTNTRIVFDLGLRKNLSNYPSNIHPHLQTRQPITTIPDASDSLRVGGLQPEDIDLVILSHVHYDHIGTPSDFKNAHFVVGYGTRHLLQHGMSYHSAAKFEKDLLPDDRTIELLSQSTPPKYRIPIENDMSATHTLEGVLGIKHRWQPLAPFDNAIDLFGDGLIYIVDSPGHLVGHLNLLVRIGRDHWVYLAGDACHHGRLLRGMTEFAEWEESGATVCIHADMALAIETLAKIRRLQSEGFAGCKHVEVILAHDLGWYQEHQDAIFPGLLHDNSA, encoded by the coding sequence ATGTCTACCACTCAATCCCAATACGTCGAGTTATCGCTGCTTCCCAGTGGCTTCTTGACCCTGCCTGAACATTTTTTCTGCGCTGATCAGCTCGATAAATCGGTACGCAGCACGGTGCCGTCCTTGTCGTTTTTCATCAAACATCCCGTCACCAACACTCGCATCGTGTTCGACTTGGGACTTCGAAAGAATCTCAGCAATTATCCCTCCAATATTCACCCCCATCTGCAAACACGGCAACCCATTACGACAATCCCTGATGCATCTGATTCCTTACGAGTTGGTGGCTTGCAACCAGAGGATATCGACCTTGTCATCCTGAGCCATGTGCACTATGACCATATCGGTACGCCAAGCGACTTCAAAAACGCTCACTTTGTGGTTGGGTATGGAACCAGACATCTCTTACAGCACGGTATGAGCTATCATTCGGCTGCCAAGTTTGAGAAAGATCTTCTCCCGGATGACCGTACAATCGAGCTCCTGAGTCAGAGCACGCCCCCAAAATATCGAATACCAATCGAGAACGACATGTCTGCTACCCATACGCTCGAGGGCGTTCTAGGTATCAAGCACCGGTGGCAACCTCTTGCTCCCTTCGATAATGCGATTGATCTATTCGGAGACGGTCTCATATACATTGTCGACAGCCCTGGCCACCTGGTTGGTCACTTGAACCTCTTGGTGCGCATAGGCCGAGATCACTGGGTTTATCTGGCTGGGGATGCTTGCCATCATGGCCGTCTCCTGAGGGGCATGACCGAGTTCGCCGAGTGGGAGGAGAGCGGTGCAACCGTGTGCATCCATGCCGACATGGCCCTCGCCATTGAAACGCTAGCCAAGATTCGCCGTCTCCAAAGTGAGGGGTTCGCGGGATGTAAGCATGTGGAGGTGATCCTGGCGCATGACTTGGGATGGTATCAAGAGCATCAGGATGCCATTTTCCCCGGCCTTCTCCACGACAATTCGGCGTAA
- a CDS encoding uncharacterized protein (expressed protein): MPLDTKEKPYACHHCSDAFSRRDLLRRHEIKVHGISDRLRRRRRSGNSPDVISTVPRVNPLSQSIESLLADGHSNESPGTQHTIDTTSSLQCMLNDLGSSAIQAPLDIDIVLDSQWLNFEASSEMNLEFLSRMDDSQTQIYTINPNAMHSSTLDLANEPAHLRNQNADFDLHGHARPSTSATLDSQNPSKSSQSEENLTITEDYWHSMQAQIDQIGGPKLPSRTKLSQYIHRYLACFHRHQPLFHDCTWVPVECPVPLTLAVCANGALYILERKIAVALFHTAVNLAKLAHKGICSLQLSMLLIAFAAWSGDPKDLEIAMQFHGCLALDIRREWTKAAATPNLDSTTWAGWRDKEILKRTTYCCFTVMNLMSVAYDIPSQIRLEDEYGLPGHEEQWCAANEEAWTRATYEAGPQKWLTAESVIRGLADAFSPLPTKIGMFSCHVIMSSLCQKIMLFRKSCHPGSRAYDEGRHYFSRCLTRWQMMWESEPQSFISPDHPRGPIMFNSTALLRVAYIRLAADYSPIRNRFATCISDIDIAAAIGHMKPLTRDVHTYKAVMQACQALRVPVGLGFTVICRSAFWTWSVQHALSYFECALMLWQWLNMAQSATDLTADEIKILDMVEQLVDSSSAAQNGEEAQHSLSVRSLWLFVNLLDTGDLTVWGLCPKLARVLDARLKQATDPAA; the protein is encoded by the exons ATGCCTCTAGATACCAAAGAGAAGCCTTATGCTTGTCATCACTGCTCAGATGCCTTTTCCCGCCGAGACCTGCTTCGGAGGCATGAGATCAAGGTACACGGCATTTCAGACAGACTGAGACGACGAAGGCGCTCTGGCAACTCTCCCGATGTAATTTCTACCGTGCCTAGAGTCAATCCACTGTCCCAGTCCATCGAATCACTATTGGCGGATGGACATTCAAATGAATCGCCTGGCACCCAACATACGATCGAC ACAACATCCTCCCTCCAATGCATGCTCAACGACCTTGGGTCTTCGGCGATTCAGGCTCCTCTAGACATTGACATTGTGTTGGACAGCCAATGGCTGAACTTCGAAGCTAGCTCAGAAATGAACCTCGAATTTTTGAGCAGAATGGACGACTCTCAGACTCAGATCTACACCATCAATCCCAATGCTATGCACTCGTCGACTCTCGACTTGGCCAATGAGCCTGCTCACTTACGAAACCAAAACGCCGATTTCGACCTGCATGGCCACGCGCGCCCTTCTACATCCGCCACGCTAGATTCTCAAAACCCGTCTAAATCTTCACAGTCTGAGGAAAATCTCACCATCACGGAGGACTATTGGCACTCGATGCAAGCCCAAATCGATCAGATCGGTGGTCCCAAGCTGCCGTCTCGGACAAAGCTGAGCCAATATATTCATCGCTACCTAGCCTGCTTCCACCGGCATCAGCCACTCTTCCACGACTGTACCTGGGTTCCAGTGGAGTGTCCAGTGCCCTTAACGTTAGCAGTTTGCGCAAATGGTGCTCTGTACATTCTGGAGCGCAAGATCGCTGTTGCTCTATTCCACACAGCAGTTAACCTGGCAAAACTCGCTCACAAAGGTATTTGCAGCTTACAACTATCGATGCTTCTTATAGCTTTTGCAGCTTGGAGCGGCGACCCTAAGGACCTTGAAATTGCTATGCAATTTCATGGGTGTCTGGCACTCGACATACGGCGGGAATGGACAAAGGCAGCGGCGACTCCGAACCTCGACAGTACGACATGGGCTGGTTGGCGTGACAAGGAAATACTGAAACG TACAACGTATTGCTGTTTCACAGTCATGAACCTCATGTCCGTTGCTTACGATATCCCATCTCAGATACGCCTCGAAGATGAGTACGGCTTACCAGGACACGAGGAGCAATGGTGCGCCGCGAACGAGGAGGCTTGGACCAGGGCGACATACGAGGCAGGCCCACAGAAATGGCTGACAGCGGAATCTGTCATCCGGGGACTAGCTGATGCGTTCTCGCCATTGCCAACCAAGATTGGCATGTTCAGCTGCCATGTCATCATGTCATCTCTTTGCCAGAAAATCATGCTTTTCCGAAAGTCCTGCCATCCTGGAAGCCGGGCATACGATGAAGGGCGTCATTACTTTAGTCGGTGCTTGACTAGGTGGCAGATGATGTGGGAAAGCGAGCCACAGTCGTTTATTTCGCCCGATCACCCCCGTGGGCCCATCATGTTCAACTCGACTGCTTTGCTGCGAGTTGCGTATATACGACTGGCTGCGGACTACTCACCTATTCGCAACCGTTTTGCCACCTGCATCTCGGATATTGATATTGCAGCTGCAATTGGGCACATGAAACCACTAACTCGAGATGTGCACACGTATAAAGCCGTGATGCAGGCATGTCAGGCCCTGCGAGTCCCGGTAGGACTAGGCTTCACGGTTATTTGTCGATCAGCGTTCTGGACTTGGAGTGTTCAACATGCTCTCAGTTACTTTGAGTGCGCTTTGATGTTGTGGCAATGGCTGAACATGGCGCAGAGTGCGACCGACCTGACTGCGgacgagatcaagatccTGGACATGGTAGAACAACTGGTCGACTCATCCAGTGCGGCCCAGAATGGAGAGGAAGCTCAGCATAGTCTATCAGTCCGCAGTCTGTGGCTGTTTGTCAATCTCTTAGATACGGGAGATCTGACAGTCTGGGGGCTTTGCCCGAAATTGGCCCGCGTGTTAGATGCGCGTTTGAAGCAGGCGACTGATCCTGCAGCGTGA
- a CDS encoding AhpD-like protein, whose amino-acid sequence MAPNAPTRPELQQALYDIGMPIRRKVLGNSYVDNALANGSTEFAKAMQEFTTAFCWGAVWDRPGLDRKQRSLINLSMLAATGKIHELAVHTRGAVNNGVSATEIREIFVQVCIYMGVPAGMEAFKAAEKVLIDMKEEGVEVKP is encoded by the coding sequence ATGGCTCCCAACGCCCCCACCCGCCCTGAGCTCCAGCAGGCTCTCTACGACATTGGCATGCCCATCCGCCGCAAGGTCTTGGGTAACAGCTACGTCGACAACGCCCTTGCGAACGGTTCTACCGAGTTTGCCAAAGCTATGCAAGAATTCACCACGGCATTCTGCTGGGGTGCTGTTTGGGACCGACCTGGCCTAGATCGGAAACAACGATCTCTCATCAACCTTTCCATGCTTGCCGCGACTGGCAAGATCCACGAGCTTGCCGTTCATACCCGAGGCGCTGTCAACAACGGAGTTTCGGCTACGGAGATTCGAGAGATTTTTGTGCAGGTGTGTATCTACATGGGTGTCCCGGCGGGTATGGAGGCATTCAAGGCCGCTGAGAAGGTCTTGATCGACATGAAGGAGGAAGGTGTTGAGGTCAAGCCTTGA
- a CDS encoding NAD binding domain of 6-phosphogluconate dehydrogenase-domain-containing protein has product MGSIPITTYGFIGLGQMGHGMAKNLRQKLPQNYPMIVFDVNKEAVNKFLQEHAGTNVTAASSPKEIAEVADVILTSVPQAAHVKAVFLNPETGLLAAAPGERKRLFLELSTIEVAASTEVANAVESGGYGEFIDAPCSGGAMGAEKGALSFMVGSPDHLFLRVLEICKLMGTESSIFHCGALGAGLKTKVLNNYLSSLTTLATAETINIGARSGLDIYKLNEVINASSGMSFNTKVNNPVPGLTPKNAASNGYIGGFSLELCLGVLELGYQEAQAVGARVVLGKQMVDAYRAAAEEPRYQGKDSKIIYKWLQGEDAKNIG; this is encoded by the exons ATGGGCAGTATTCCAATAACCACATATGGATTCATTG GCCTGGGCCAAATGGGCCACGGTATGGCCAAGAACCTCCGACAGAAACTGCCCCAGAACTATCCCATGATAGTCTTCGACGTCAATAAGGAAGCAGTCAACAAGTTTCTCCAGGAACATGCTGGAACAAATGTCACTGCCGCTTCGTCCCCGAAGGAAATAGCGGAGGTCGCA GATGTGATCCTAACATCTGTGCCCCAAGCCGCCCACGTTAAGGCAGTGTTTCTTAATCCGGAAACGGGACTTTTGGCGGCGGCGCCTGGTGAGAGAAAAAGGTTGTTTCTTGAACTCAGCACAATTGAAGTTGCCGCTTCTACTGAAGTTGCGAATGCGGTCGAGTCTGGAGGCTACGGCGAGTTCATTGATGCGCCGTGCTCG GGCGGCGCGATGGGTGCAGAGAAAGGAGCGTTATCCTTTATGGTCGGTAGCCCGGATCATCTTTTCCTGCGGGTGCTCGAGATCTGCAAGCTCATGGGAACAGAGAGCAGCATTTTCCACTGCGGTGCGCTCGGTGCCGgcctcaagaccaaagtCTTGAACAATTACCTATCGTCTCTGACAACTCTGGCCACTGCAGAGACCATCAATATTGGAGCTCGAAGTGGCTTGGATATTTACAAACTCAACGAAGTTATCAACGCGAGTTCCGGCATGAGCTTCAATACTAAGGTTAACAACCCAGTTCCCGGGCTGACCCCCAAGAATGCCGCAAGCAATGGGTACATCGGCGGGTTTTCGCTCGAGCTTTGCCTGGGTGTGCTTGAGTTAGGATACCAGGAAGCACAAGCTGTTGGCGCTAGAGTCGTACTTGGGAAGCAGATGGTGGATGCGTACCGCGCGGCAGCTGAAGAGCCTAGGTACCAGGGCAAGGACTCGAAGATCATTTACAAATGGCTTCAAGGAGAGGACGCTAAGAATATTGGATGA
- a CDS encoding major facilitator superfamily domain-containing protein yields the protein MTQQSDPTDNVSADKQNPVSPSVEHVDRSEGTLHNEKGVALADSDVIDEEYRAREKKLVRKLDMTLMPIIFILYLFNYLDRNNIAQAKLDSFEEDLGLTGNDFNIAVSILNVGYMLMQLPSNMILTRVRPSIYMPIWVCAWSCISAATAGVHNFSGLIAVRFFLGVSEAPFFPGAFYLLSCWYTRKELALRYAVLYSGLVLATAISGLLAAGVFAGLSGAHGLAGWRWLFIIEGAGSFFVGAAAFFILPDFPTSKTGATQWLFNEGERELSVSRMSSDAVSNQEQNESIRYGLKLAVTDYKVWLFALMLCSNHTAYGFNNFFPAIVRGFNLGDRTITLVCTAPPYLIGAVLSYAIAWSSDRRAERGYHISIPMIVAMVGYIVNVSVLNVPARYFAAFLYVSGCFGANAAVYSWAATSVSQTPQKKACATAIINVVGQFGNIWSPYFFDDKDEPRYTKAMLLLMAFCVLNASLCFLMKFILRRENKKIIAQHEGTAIIPNLYTL from the exons ATGACCCAACAAAGCGACCCAACCGACAATGTTTCGGCCGATAAGCAAAATCCTGTATCTCCTTCTGTTGAGCATGTTGATCGCTCAGAAGGAACATTGCACAACGAAAAAGGTGTTGCTCTAGCCGATAGCGATGTCATTGACGAGGAGTACCGAGCGcgagagaagaagctcgtcCGAAAGCTTGACATGACCCTGATGCCTATCATTTTCATTCTCTACTTGTTCAACTATCTTGATAGGAACAACATTGC TCAGGCCAAGCTGGACTCATTCGAAGAGGACCTGGGATTGACTGGGAATGATTTCAATATTGCAGTTTCAATCCTAAACGTCGG ATACATGCTTATGCAGCTTCCGTCGAACATGATTCTCACGCGAGTGCGACCTTCTATATACATGCCGATCTGGGTTTGCGCTTGGTCTTGTATCTCCGCTGCAACGGCGGGTGTCCATAACTTTTCAGGCCTCATCGCGGTGAGGTTCTTCCTTGGAGTCTCCGAAGCTCCGTTCTTTCCCGGGGCCTTCTACTTGCTTTCGTGCTGGTACACCAGAAAGGAACTGGCACTTCGCTATGCTGTACTTTACTCGGGATTGGTGCTCGCTACAGCCATATCTGGCCTCCTCGCCGCTGGTGTCTTTGCTGGGCTTTCTGGTGCGCACGGCCTCGCAGGCTGGCGGTGGCTGTTCATCATTGAAGGGGCGGGCAGTTTCTTCGTCGGAGCCGCAGCGTTTTTTATTCTTCCCGATTTTCCAACCTCAAAGACTGGCGCGACACAGTGGCTGTTCAATGAAGGGGAGCGTGAGTTGTCTGTTTCGCGAATGTCTAGTGACGCTGTGTCGAACCAAGAACAGAACGAATCCATCCGATACGGCCTGAAACTGGCCGTCACAGATTACAAGGTCTGGCTTTTT GCACTCATGTTGTGCTCAAATCATACTGCATATGGATTCAACAATTTCTTCCCAGCCATCGTACGTGGATTCAATCTCGGAGACCGAACAATCACACTCGTATGCACCGCACCTCCTTATCTGATCGGAGCGGTCCTATCATACGCCATTGCATGGTCTAGCGATCGAAGGGCTGAGCGAGGCTACCATATCTCCATTCCCATGATTGTGGCCATGGTCGGATATATCGTCAACGTCTCTGTCTTGAATGTTCCTGCCAGGTATTTCGCCGCATTTCTTTACGTGTCCGGTTGTTTCGGCGCAAATGCAGCGGTTTATAGCTGGGCGGCGACCTCTGTCAGCCAAACACCTCAGAAGAAAGCCTGCGCGACGGCTATCATCAACGTTGTGGGCCAGTTTGGCAATATCTGGAGCCCTTATTTCTTTGACGACAAGGACGAGCCACGATACACGAAAGCTATGTTACTCTTGATGGCATTTTGCGTTCTCAATGCTAGCTTGTGTTTCCTCATGAAATTCATCTTGCGCAGGGAGAATAAGAAGATCATTGCTCAGCACGAGGGAACGGCCATAATTCCCAACCTTTATACTCTTTAA
- a CDS encoding Glyoxalase/Bleomycin resistance protein/Dihydroxybiphenyl dioxygenase: MSRARAIVKSLDHLVLTCKNVTSTANWYSKYLGMKPEIFTSPTEPSVQRHALKFGPHKINLHQQGKEFEPKATLASPGTADFCFVVEEGTNLEEVIKGFTQDGIEVLEDGMVVKRTGAQGPIRSVYVRDPDGNLVELSHY; this comes from the exons ATGTCCAGAGCCCGCGCCATCGTCAAATCACTCGACCATTTGGTCCTCACTTGCAAAAATGTGACCAGCACGGCCAACTGGTACTCAAAGTACTTGGGTATGAAGCCAGAAATATTCACCTCGCCCACTGAGCCATCCGTTCAGCGTCATGCGCTTAAATTTGGCCCACATAAGATCAATTTACATCAACAAGGCAAGGAGTTCGAGCCAAAAGCTACTCTTGCATCTCCCGGCACTGCAGACTTTTGCTTTGTGGTCGAAGAAGGGACAAACCTTGAAGAGGTGATAAAAGGCTTCACGCAGGACGGAattgaggttcttgaagacGGGATGGTCGTGAAGCGTACTGGTGCGCAAGGTCCGATCCGCAGTGTCTATGTCAGAGACCCTGATGGAAACTTGGTTGA GCTTTCACACTATTGA
- a CDS encoding acyl-CoA dehydrogenase/oxidase gives MIKSLPMPAKMSQLTARALQHLKAHSSLSSWRSLPHGYTRRSFSVTCSRRLMEMSGFSDTQLTVREAVSQLCSNFPNTYWQERDQTEHDPQDFHAALAKDGWLGIALPEALGGSGLGISEAVMMMQTITESGAGMAGAQAIHANVYATQPLAKFGTEKQLESIIPNIIQGKWRVCFGVTEPNSGLDTFRLTTTATKQQDGSYRVSGQKIWITCAQVASKMILLARTAPLDPKKPSHGLSLFCIDLNRDQRGLDLRKIRKMGGKAVDANEVFFDNYSIPADSLIGDEGQGFKIILHGMNAERCLLAGEALGLGYAALNKAAEYARDRTVFQRPIGQNQAIAHPLADAYMKLEAAKLATYHAARLYDDSSKEGFSDTKISPVSVGVACNSAKYMAAEAAFTACERAVLTHGGMGYAAEYDVERWFRECLVPRIAPVSREMILNYISEKVLALPRSY, from the coding sequence ATGATCAAATCCCTCCCGATGCCAGCAAAAATGTCACAATTAACTGCAAGGGCACTGCAACATCTGAAGGCTCATTCCAGCCTCTCCTCGTGGCGAAGCCTGCCACATGGGTACACCAGGCGCTCATTTTCTGTCACATGCTCAAGACGCCTTATGGAGATGAGCGGCTTCTCGGATACGCAATTGACTGTTCGAGAAGCAGTCAGTCAGCTCTGCTCCAATTTCCCCAACACCTACTGGCAGGAAAGAGATCAAACTGAACATGATCCGCAAGACTTTCACGCTGCCCTCGCCAAGGACGGATGGCTCGGCATAGCCCTCCCCGAAGCCCTCGGCGGTTCAGGCCTAGGCATCTCCGAGGCGGTTATGATGATGCAAACTATTACCGAGAGCGGCGCAGGCATGGCAGGCGCCCAGGCAATCCATGCGAATGTCTATGCTACGCAGCCCCTAGCAAAATTCGGCACAGAGAAGCAGCTGGAAAGCATAATACCCAACATCATCCAAGGCAAATGGCGTGTTTGTTTCGGCGTCACAGAGCCCAATAGTGGTCTCGACACATTCCGGCTGACCACCACGGCTACCAAACAGCAAGATGGCTCATATCGCGTCAGCGGCCAAAAGATCTGGATTACCTGCGCCCAAGTCGCATCCAAGATGATTCTGTTGGCGCGAACTGCTCCATTAgaccccaagaagccaagccATGGATTATCTCTTTTTTGCATTGATCTCAACCGAGACCAGCGAGGTCTAGACCTGCGCAAGATAAGAAAGATGGGAGGAAAGGCTGTTGATGCAAACGAGGTCTTCTTTGACAATTATAGCATCCCTGCTGATAGCCTTATCGGAGACGAAGGACAGGGCTTCAAGATTATCCTACATGGCATGAATGCCGAGCGTTGTCTTCTGGCCGGCGAggctcttggtcttggttACGCAGCTTTGAACAAGGCAGCCGAGTATGCCAGGGACCGGACTGTCTTCCAGCGTCCTATCGGCCAAAACCAAGCTATAGCACACCCGCTCGCAGATGCATATATGAAGCTTGAAGCTGCTAAGCTGGCGACCTACCATGCTGCCAGGCTTTACGACGACAGCAGCAAAGAGGGCTTCTCCGATACCAAGATCAGCCCTGTGTCTGTGGGAGTGGCATGTAACAGTGCCAAGTACATGGCGGCTGAGGCGGCCTTCACGGCCTGCGAGCGGGCTGTTCTGACACATGGTGGCATGGGATACGCGGCTGAGTACGACGTGGAAAGGTGGTTTAGAGAGTGCCTTGTCCCACGCATCGCCCCTGTAAGCCGCGAAATGATTCTGAACTACATTAGCGAGAAGGTTCTGGCGCTTCCCCGTAGCTATTAA
- a CDS encoding Pyruvate/Phosphoenolpyruvate kinase-like domain-containing protein has product MSPTSYLRRALLYVPGSSQKMLTKSSTIYVDSVIYDLEDSVTAESKELARGLVADHIAGDAMQRSIRGPKEVSVRINAVNTGLALQDIQVMLKRVDNLDTIVVPKVQSAADLHFVADVIRHVAPQRIFFQPPKTEFCQQTENVPSSRPIHVIGLIESALGLANVLDICRAGQALGLAGLGFAAEDFMASVGLSKLPDRRELLFARSAVVNACRAYNIPSIIDMVSVDVTHGTNGMALEEESREGRSLGFTGKQAIHPSQVETIQRAFGPSAEDVQWAAQVFVGDIESQKQGKGAWKLNGHMIDAPVVKTATALLDRARACGIDVDTHIARLNVGSLEERINRSL; this is encoded by the exons ATGTCGCCTACGAGTTATCTTCGTCGGGCATTACTTTACG TCCCTGGGTCTTCCCAGAAAATGCTGACCAAATCGAGCACTATTTATGTTGACTCGGTCATATATGACCTCGAAGATTCTGTCACCGCCGAGTCCAAAGAGCTGGCTAGGGGACTGGTCGCGGATCATATTGCCGGGGACGCCATGCAAAGGTCTATCCGAGGACCTAAAGAGGTCTCTGTGCGTATCAATGCAGTGAATACTGGTCTTGCACTGCAAGATATTCAAGTG ATGCTCAAGAGGGTAGATAACCTCGACACAATTGTTGTGCCCAAGGTTCAGTCCGCAGCAGATTTGCATTTCGTTGCCGACGTCATTCGTCATGTTGCCCCTCAACGGATATTCTTCCAGCCTCCAAAGACGGAGTTTTGCCAACAGACAGAAAATGTACCCTCGTCACGGCCCATACATGTTATAGGTTTGATTGAATCCGCCCTGGGCCTTGCCAATGTATTAGACATATGTCGAGCAGGTCAAGCATTGGGACTGGCAGGGCTAGGCTTTGCTGCCGAAGATTTCATGGCGAGCGTCGGGCTTTCGAAACTGCCAGATCGGCGGGAATTGCTCTTTGCACGGTCTGCAGTCGTCAACGCGTGTCGAGCCTATAATATTCCTTCCATCATCGATATGGTGTCTGTCGATGTAACCCATGGCACCAATGGCATGGCCTTGGAAGAGGAAAGTAGGGAGGGCCGAAGCCTTGGCTTTACCGGCAAACAAGCCATCCATCCTTCTCAGGTCGAGACCATACAGCGTGCCTTCGGCCCATCTGCCGAGGATGTACAATGGGCGGCACAGGTCTTTGTGGGGGATATTGAATCGCAGAAGCAGGGCAAGGGCGCTTGGAAACTGAATGGTCACATGATTGATGCACCCGTCGTTAAGACGGCTACGGCATTGCTGGATAGAGCCAGGGCATGCGGCATAGATGTCGACACTCATATCGCAAGATTGAATGTTGGTTCCTTGGAGGAGAGGATTAACAGATCACTGTGA